The nucleotide sequence TTTATCTGCCCTGTATCCCCAATTGAATAGTCTGTTTCAAGGGACATATACGGAACGTCTTTTTCCTTAGTTACAACTCTTTTTATCATGTGAGTTTCTACACTATAAGTATGGCAGGCTTGAAGAATTACTTCTACAACTCCATCTACCTGATATTCCTCGATAAGTCTCTTTAAAAGATCTTCTCTATCTGTATTCGGCGACATAACAGAACAGGGAATAGATAAATATTTTTCCGCCAGTGCCTGGATAGGCTCTATCGTTTCATCCACAAGCCTATCTAAGTTCTTAGCGCCACCACAATTTTCATATGTAACTACCACGGCTCCTGCATCCTCAATAGGTTTTATTATTTTTTCTGCTACTCCCCCTATAGGACATCCTGTAATTAATATTCTCGGTGCTTTCACAGAAACCTTAGAACTGTTATTCCTGTCAATCTCCTTTAAATTTTCTATTATTTCTCTAATTTTTTCATTTTGCAGTTTCTTATCAAAGGTATAACTTACACCATTCAAAACCTTATGCATCTCATACCCTGAAAGAGGCGGAGGAGTTAGTTTCCCCAGGCTATAAAACTCCTTTAGAAGTTTTCTCTCATCATTAATCTGGGAGATTGCCTCTGATATTTTTTCCTTTGAGATAGATGTTTCAAATTTTTTCTCTAATTTTTCCTTAAATCTGGATATTTCCTCTTTCCAAAGATCTAACCCTCTCTCTTTATCCTGAGTCTGGGGGAGCTGCATTACATAGGTGTCTTTTAACTCTCCCAAGAGTTCATACATCTTCTTTTTTCCGTCACACGTTGTTTCCCCTACAATCATATCCGAAAAATACATATAGGGACATTTATCCGTGAGAGCATAACCATAACTGGCTTTTATTAATGGACATAAGTTTTTAGGCAGGTGTTTCTCTGCTGCCGGTATAGTTTCTTCACTTAATGAGCAAAGTGATACTGGGACAGCTCCTGCTGCATAGATTAATTCCTTAGGTGTATAGGTACAAAATGTCCCTACTATATGTTTCCCGCTGTCTTTGAGTTCTTTTATAGTCAAAAAACCATCTCGTCTGGCTTCTTCAAAATCTTGAAAATTTTCTGGTAATTTATTGATGTCTTTCATCGCTGCTCCCCTTTTTATAGTTTTTTATTTCCTCTAGGATCTCCTGTTACGATAGGGTTTTTAGGATCTTGTATCCACTCGTAGAATCCTCCGTCATATACACTCACGTTTTCCCATCCCATTAAATAAGCATCAAAGAAAGCTAATGCTCCTCTCCACCCTGTGGCACAGAAAAAAGAAGATTCATTTTCAGCTTTGATATCCCATTCTTTCCACATTTTTTGTATTTGGGTATAGTCCCTCATTGTCCCGTCAGAATCCACAAAATCTTCTGAGTGATATCCATCTGAACCACCGTGCCCGAATACAGACTCCGGTATACGACCCTTTTCAGTGAAATAAGAATACCCTCCATTATTTATTCCTGCATATTCTTCCCATGAAACTACTGCTACCAATCTTCCATTGGGATCTTCAACTAATTCTTTTGCTTCTTCTAAACTTTTTGTATATTCCGGGTGCATAGGTATCTGTCCACCAAAATCACCGTCTGAAACCCAAATATTCTCGCCTTTCTCCAGAGATAATCCAGCATCTATCAATCCTTTTATATTAGAATTAATTATTCTGACATCTTCAACCCCTGCATACATAAGAACATGCGCTAATCTACCTGATGCCATAGCTTCATCGCTATAAACTATAACCATTTTATCCTTCGTTATCCCTGTTTCATTTAATAATTTTTTTATTTTCTCATCTGAAACCACATTCCAAAGAGGTAAACTTTCTATATCGTTTGTATCTATATAAATAGCACCTTTTATATGTCCTTTTTTATATTCTTTTTTTTGTTCATAGTTTACATTTACAATGATATATTCCCTTCCATCATAATTTTTTACTTCTTTCCCTTCTGTTAAATCCTTAATCCACTGAGGATAGACCAATTTTTCATAGTTCTTTAACTTTTCCACCTCTAAAGAATTATCACTGCTCCAGTCCTGCATACCGCCTTCATAATTAGCTATATTTTTATAACCTGACTTTTTTAAGGTATTATAAAGTTTTAAACTTTTTTTCCCGTAATTAGAATATACAACTATATTTTTTTCTGGTGATAATCCATTTTTTTCAAATATCTTTTTCATTTCATCATTATTTAATCCCTCTAATAATTTAGCAGAAAGGTTTATAGCGCCTGGAATATGTCCGCCTTTTATTCCTTCATTTAAACTCCACCCGTTAAATTCCTCATCTGTTCTAGTATCGATTATTATAAAATCATCACTTTTAAGATTTAAATTTATATATTCTTTAGTTACTGCCTTTATGGCGTCTTGATTGCTTACCTCTTTAACAGGAGCTCTTCTGCACCCATAATTTACAGAACCTAAAATTATCAAAATAGTGATTATAAATACATTTATATTTTTTTTATCCCTTTTTTTCATTTCCCCCCCTAGTGTGTTTTATAGTGTCTCTACCTTAATACAAAATTATTCAAAAGAACAATTCTACCCCTTTTCTATATCTGCTTCCCATACCCATGGTTTTTTCCTCATTAGACCATCTGCAAAAGGTATATGAGTTGAAATTATCACAGATATCAATAGTAACTGTTGATACCATAATAGCGGCATAACTTCTAGTGGTGTTACCTTTCCACCTGCAAATCCAACTAAAATAAGCATCTGTGCTCCATATGGAATAAACCCCTGGGCTATACATGAGAAAATGTCTAAGATTGCAGAACTTTTTCTCGGATCTACATCATATTTTCTACATAGCTTTTTAGCTATAGGACCATTTATAATGATGGCAACAGTATTGTTAGCAATAGCCATATCTGTAAGTCCTACCAATGCCCCTATCCCTAACTGTGCAGTTTTAGGCCCTCTAATACTTTTTTGTATCTTATCAAGGAGCCACTGAATCCCTCCTGCTTTAGCAACCATAGTAGCCAGACCACCTGTAAGGAAAGAAAGAAGAAAGATCTCATTCATCCCTGTAAATCCATTATAAATCTCCTTTGAAAAACCAAGAAAATTAAAACTTCCATAGACAAACCCTAGTATTCCTGAAAGAGCAATTCCTCCGGTTAAAACAGTGAAAACATTCAGCCCTATCAAAGAAAATACCAATACAAAGATATAAGGCAAAATTTTAATTAAATTGAAATCATAGTTTTGAACTTCAGGCAAGACTTCTGGTCTTCCAAAAACAATTAAGAGTATTATGGTAATAACCGCTGCAGGAGCCGTAATTAAGATATTCACCCTAAATTTATCCTTCATCTCTACACCTTGTGTTCTCGTCGCAGCAATCGTAGTATCTGAAATTATCGAAAGATTATCTCCTAACATAGCTCCACCCATAACTGCTGCAAGAACCAATGGCAGAGAGAGACCTCCCTTTTCAGCTAATCCTACAGCTATAGGAGCAATAGCAACAATGGCTCCTATTGAAGTTCCTGTAGCTGTGGAAATAAATCCAGCTATAATAAATAATCCAGCAGCTATATACTCTGCAGGAATGTAAGTAAGTCCCAGATTAACCGTGGAATCCACTCCTCCCATGGCCTTAGATACTCCGGCAAATGCCCCGGCAAGTAAATAAATTATACACATGATTACTATATCTTGGTGACCACATCCGCTGATAAATGTATTAAATTTCTCAGTAATCGTTCCTTTAAAAAGAATAAACGCACTGACAATTCCTGCAAATGCCGCAATAGGAGCAGGCAGCTGATAAAATGCTAACTCTACACCCTGGGATTGGAGAACCAAACCGCTTCCTAAATAAAGACCAATAAAGATAAAGAAAGGTATCAACCCCTTAAAACTCCCTTTTATATTTTCCTGTTTCATAACTCCCCCTGTATTTTGTATTTCAAATATAGTTAAGTAATAGATTTAAGTTCCTCTTACCTCAAATAAGATGAACTTAAATTATCAATGATACTCCTGTAGTATTAAAAAAATTCAAAAACTTTTTTTAACATCGATTTGTTTTAATTTCAATTCTTACAGCATCTCAACAAATGCTTCCATCCTTGTTTTTATCTGTCCTGCATCTCCTGTAGAATAATCTGTTTCAAGAGCAATATATGGAACATTTCTTTCCTTTGTCAAAAATCTTTTTATGCTATGACTTTCGATACTATAGGTATGACAGGCTTGAAGGATCATATCTACTACACCATCTACCTTATATTCATCTACCATATCTTTTAATAACTCTTCCCTCCCTTTATTTGGAGTCATTACAGAACATGGAATATTTAGATATTTCTTGGCAATAGCTTCTACAGGATCTATAGTTTCATCTACTTCCTCATGAAGTTCCTTATATCCCTGACAGTTTTCCAATGCTACTACTACAGCTCCTGCGTCTTCAATGGCTTTTATAACTTTTTCAGCAACTCCACCTATAGGACATCCTGTTACCAGTATTCTTGGCGTTGTTTCTGTATATGTACTATTATTTTCTGCCTGTTTTTTCTTTAAATCTCCTATAAGTTCCCTTACATTACTTCTCATCTTTTCCTTATCAAATGTATAGTTGGCACCATTTAAAACAGTAAACATATCAAATCCTGATATAACCGATGGTTTTATCTTCCCAAGTTCGTGGAACTCCTTTAATAATCTTCTATCTTCATTGCATGATTTGATCGATTCTTTTAATCCCTCTTCTGTAACCTTTACATCAAATTTATTCTCTAATTTCTTTATTAAAAACCTGATCTCACTCTTCCAAAGATCCATTGCATGTTCCTTATCCTGGGTCTGTGGCAGCTGCATTACATGGGTATCTTTTATCTCTCCTAAGAGTTCATACATCTTCTTTTTCCCGTCACAAGTCGTTTCCCCAACTACCATATCGGCAAAATACATATACGGACATTTATCAGTAAGAGCAAATCCATAACTGGCTTTTACAAGTGGACATAGATTTTTTGGCAGATGCTTTTCCGCTGCCGGAATAGTCTCCTCACTGACAGAACAAAGTGATATAGGATGAGCATTGGCTGCATATATAACTTCCTTTGGAGTATATGTACAAAAAGTTCCCACAACATTTTCACCTCTGTCTTTAAATTCCTTTACAGTAAGAAATCCATCCCTTCTTTTTTCCCCGAATTCCTCAAATTTTTCCGGTAAGCTATTTTCATTTAATTTTTTCATTTTTTATCCCCCTAAAGTTTATTTTTTATTATCTAAATAATTATAATTTTCTTAATTAATCAAGTTTATGAAACCCCTTTAACTAATTGAATACACCATCATTTTGCTTTTTTATCTAAATATTTGCAGAAAAAATAGAGGGGGGTGAAAATTGGTGGTATCCACCTCTCCCTCTTTTATCATAACTACTCTCTAAAAGTTTCTATTTTTAGTTATTTAACTACAACTATATTTGTAGAAACTCCTCCCCACTCTTTCATACTTCCCTTATAATTATTTACATCAGAATATCCCAACCTTACTAATTCTTCTGCTAAAACCTGACTTTTTCTACCTGTATTACAATAAGTAATAATTTTAGTTTTCATATCCACCCCTTTAGACCTGAGGAGTTCTAGTTTTGCTGAATCATCTTCTATATCCATAAATGTGTCCAAAGGTACATTTATTGCTCCTGAAATATGTCCACCTTTTATTCCTCTTCCAGGTGTTTTCCCATTGTATACCTCTTCACTTCTCACATCTATAATGACTACATTTTCAGTATTTAATCTTTCCGTTACATAGTTCATGTCCACAATTTTAATTCCATTTGATGCCATTACTTGAACTGCCATCACAACCATAATTCCTAAAACCAATAATAATTTTTTCATTTTATCTTCCCCCTTTATTTTTTTACTTCTTTATTTTTTTAGCCAAAATAGCAGCTCCGATAGCTCCTGCATATCTTCCCAATTCATGGGTTACAACTTTTTTTCCCATAGCTTTAGACAGCTCATCCAATATATATGGATTTCTTGAAAGTCCGCCTGTAAGGAAGTATGCCTCTGATTCCCCGTGTCTTGAACACAATGAATTTACTTTTTTTATTACAGAATCCACTATTCCAAATGCTATATTTTCTCTTTTCTCTCCTCTTCCGATAAGGCTTATAACCTCTGATTCAGCAAAAACAGTACACATAGAAGTTATCTCTATTCCATTACCTTCCCTGGCTAAATCTGTCAAAGTATCTATATCTACCCCTAGAGAGTTTGACATAACCTCTATAAATTTACCTGTTCCGGCAGAGCATTTATCATTCATGGTAAAATCTTTAACCACGCCATCTTCTAATGAAATAACCTTGGTATCCTGTCCTCCAATGTCTACAACTGTTGTATTCTCTCCAATAAAGTGTTTTGCCCCTACTGCATGACAGGTTATTTCTGTAATTGTCTTATCAGCAAATGGAACTGAAACCCTTCCATAACCTGTAGCAACAACTTTAGAGTTTGATTCTTCTACCCCCATATCACTCAATCTTTTTTTTATATTATTAGCGGTATCTATACTGCTCCACCCCGTTGGCAGAACAAAAGTTTCCAAGATGTCTGTTTTTTTCATAACCGCAACCTTGGCTGCTGTAGATCCAATATCTATTCCAATTTGATACATTGCTATCCCCCTGTTTTTATTTTTCTCTAAAACGACTGTACAGTCTGGCTGCTTCCATAAAATATTCTACATTTTTAGGAGATGCATTTATAGGTATATCACATCCTGTAGCCAGAACAAATCCCTTAGGATTATTGTACGCTTTATCTATACACTTTTTTACTTCCCTATAGATACTTTCCCTTGTCCCATTTAACACGACATTTACAGGGTCAACATTTCCTATGATACAAAATTTATCCCCTAGAGTTTCACAGGCTTCCCCTATATCGTCGATATTATCCAGACTGAGAGCTGACAAATTAAGTTTTTTTATCTCCAGCCAATGTTTTTTTGTAGTCCCGCATATATGAAGAGCCGGCCCCCTTCCCATCCTATTCCTAATATGTTCTACACATATCTCCAAATAGGGCAGTGCAAATTCTCTGAAAGTTTTTGTACTTATGAGGGTTCCCGAAGCTACAGGATCAGGCATACTAGGAACTATTCCCATATCCATCACAGCATCCATATAGTTGAGTACACTTTTGGTGACTCTCTCCAAAAGCTTGTGAATACCCTCTGGATTTTTTCTTATATCCTTTAAGAATTTTTCTGTTCCTATAATCGTTGCGGCAGTACTAAATGGTCCTGCGACGCTACTTCCCACAGAAACTTCACCTGAAACTTCGTCTATGAGTATCCTTACTCCCTCTAAAAAAATAGGCAACCTTCCGTCTGATTTAGAGTCACATATAGGTAGGAGGTCTATATTATCATAGTCTACTTCTACACATCTTTTTACATATGGATAACTGGTCTCTGGCAGATCCAAAACTACTCCTAAAGCCTCTGGTACTCCATATAATCCAGGTCCTACACTGACACCGTCATGGCCAAAAATTTTATAAGCTTCTATTTCAAGATCTGCCATGAGTCTTCCTGATAAATTTACTTCCCTGATATTTTTATTGATGAGCTGAGCTCCAAACATATCTATAAAGGGGCAGGTTAAAATCCTGTCTGCACTTCCTGTTTTTTCTATCATCTTTTCTCTTTCTAACGGTTTCATACTCTCTCTCCCTCTTTTTACTGATTTACAAATTCAAAATACTTATCTAGTTTAATTTTAAAGGCGATATCGCTTCTACAAATTTTATTCTACCGAGAACGATATATGAATTAACTCCATTTAAAAATAAAAATATAATGCTTCATTTTTATTTTTAATACAGCTGCCTCCTACTACTTTAAAACCTTTTTCATTGAAAAATTCATCCTGATAAGATTCCACCGGATAATTTTTCATATCCAGTCTTTTTTTTAGGTCATTGAATAAAACCGGGCATATATGAACCACTATATCCAGGTGGGATAATTTATCCAAAAGATCTATAAACCTCTCTACAATCCATCTTTCATGGTGCTTTCCTAATATTTCAGGCATGGCAGATGGATCGGCATAAGAAAAGTGTCTTACACCATTTAAATTCAGGGTCTCTACAAATAAAATAAAATTCCTTTCTATTTTTTCAAATGCTGTTTCTAATTTATCTGTATCTTTTCTCATAAGTCTCAACACTTTACTCATTTCAATAAATGAAATTAAGGTTGTAAATATTCCATCCAGGGAATAAACCTTTGCTTTTGAGATGGCTTCAATATCTATATTTTCTTTTTTTAAACCTTCCAGATTTAAGAATTCATCTACATTACTACACATTATTTCTTTTACCTTATTATATTCTGTCATGCCTCCCATGGCACTGAATAATGAATTAGAGAATAAAGGAAAGAACCCTTCTTTTTCCTGTAGAATATAATCTAGCCTACCCTCAGGTATTTCTAAATTATATCTGTCCATTATTTGTTTTGATATTTCCAGGTCGTTCTGTCTGATACATTTCATATTTTTCTCCTAAAATTGTAGTTCTTTTATAAAAACATCTTGAAATTTTGCACTCTTAGATAGCTCCATTACATCGATCTTAGTAGTCCTTATTTTTTCTCTCATCTCTTTATTGACCAAGTACCCAATACAACCATTTAATGATGTGTTCCCTGCAAAACTTATTTTCCCGTCAAAATCAGAGATAATACCTATATTTAATATGCTCTCAGCATTCAGGTGGTATCCGAATGATCCAGCTATTATTACCTCATCGATATCAGATATATCTTTTTCTACTTTTAAAAGGAGTAATTTTACTCCTGCTGCGATGGCTCCCTTGGCTAATTGTATCTGTCTGATGTCCCCCTGGCTCAAATATATATTTTCAGTTATATAAAACTTTTTATCCCTTAACTTTTCTTTGAATTCTGGTTTCATTCGGGGATTAAGCTTTCCACTTTTTAAGACAATCTTGTGTTTTACAAATTCAGACATGATATCTAATAATCCGCTTCCACATATTCCTGTAGGAGTCTCTCCTATTGTTTTTATATTAAACTTATTATCTGTCTCATCTATCTCAAAACCTTCAATAGCACCATTTCCTGCCCTCATTCCACACTCTATATTCATACCTTCAAATGCAGGCCCGGCAGCAGTTGATGTCCCATGTAGTTTCCCGTCAATAGATAAAACCATCTCACCGTTTGTTCCAATATCTATAAACAGGGTATTATTCTTTTCCTCTAATTTTATAGCTGCTACACCGGAAACTATATCGGCTCCCACATAACTGGAAGCATTGGAAAGTAAGGTTGTCTGTATATTATCTATAAAAAATGATTTTTCCTCTAAAAATACAGGTTCATAGGGTGAGATCGCAAGTGACTTAGGGTTTTCTCCATAGATCAGATGCTGCATCGTAGTGTTTCCGGCAATTGCTATCCTGTCTGTAGTTCCTACTTTTTTTATGATATCTTTTATTTGACTTAAGATCGCATTTTGTAAGTTTGAAACATCATTCTGTATACAATATGTAATTCGGGATAGTACATCTGCTCCATATTCACTCTGATAGTTTAAACCTGAATAATTTCCTGTTATTCTTTTTTTATCCAAATCAATTAACCTGGCCGAAACACCTGTTGTCCCTACATCTATAGCAAGTACCCTTCCCTTCTCCTCGGTATCTATATCAAGGTTTATCTCTTCTTCAGATATTTTTAATTCCGAGTCTGTAAGTTCAAAAACCTCTACATCTCCTAATACCTTTGTTATACAGGCTAATCGAACTTCTTTAGGGAGATTTTCCTCTATTTTTTCTTTAGGAGATAGATTCCCATTGACTTTTATCTGACACTTTTTACAGATCCCCATACAATTGCATGGTGTCTCTATTTTTTCCTCCATAAATCTTATGGCGTCACTTAATATAATTCCTTTTTCTACCTTTATTTTTTTATTTTTATATCTGACTGTTACCAGACTATGATTCTCTTTCTTATAATTATCTCTCACCCATACTCACCCTTTACTCTTTACTGTATCTGTCATTACTTTTAAATTCTTGATAGATGTACTCATGGCCAGTCCGCAGGCTGGCGATACAATGCTGGTTCCGTCTTTTATAGCTGTCTCTGTATGTAATTTAACTTTTTCATCCTCTCCCTGGTCTAAAAGCTGAGTACTCACATTCCCCATGATTGGAGCCTGGATTATTTCTTTAGCCTGCCTTACCCCTACTGCTGAATCAAAACTGAGGGAATCTGCTCCAGATTCATTTAAGCTTTCTAAAATACTCTTACTCTTGCCACATATATGAATAATTATTTTTATTCCTTTTTCATGTACTGCTTCTGAGATCTTTTTATACATAGGTATCATAAATTCTTCAAAATTTTTCTTCCCTAAGATCTCCCCTGTAGCACTTGGATCAGACATAGCTATAAGATCAGCACCACTTTCTATCATCTCAGCGGCAAATTTGATTAAATAATCTGTAACGACTTCTAAAAATTTCATAGCCATAACTTTATCTTTTCTCATCATCTTATAATAGTCCGTTGGTTCAATAACAGATGTCACCACACTCATGGGACCTGTTATATTACCGATTACCGGGATCTCATCATTTTTTAGCTTTGAGATTGCTTCCAGCACAACCAAGGCCCTTTTAGAATGTTTTACTTTTATCACATCTAAATGATTTAAGATATCCTCATTATATTTAGTTATTCTCGGTTCAACTAATTTACTTCCCAAATCCACTTCCACATCAAAAGGTTCACTCTCTATTGTCATACAAAAAGGGACTCCATAATTTTCAAACCCTGTTATTTCATGTACTTTTACAGCAGCTTCTACCATTGCATCTACATCACTGTTATGATTTTTTTTCATCCCTTCTACAACTTCTGTTACCGCAGCATTCATCATCCCTCCCGGGCAGATAACAGGCGGCCTGTCTGTATTCTTTCCATTTAAGACATCTATTAGTCTTTGTTTTTCAGTCATATTCCCTCCATATTTAGGATAAAAAGTTTTTTTATCTTCTGCTAAAAATTATTCGGTCTCACTCTTAAAATCATAAGCACCATAACTTCTCGCTGCATCCATCATTGCGTCTATATTTTCAAATGGTACTTTTTTTGGAATTTCACACCCTGAAGACAATACAAAACCACCTTCATACCCTTCCATCTCTTGTAATACTTTTTTACAGACCTCCATTATATCTTCCCTTGTTCCAAATAATAATTCATCTGCCGGCGTTATATTTC is from Psychrilyobacter atlanticus DSM 19335 and encodes:
- a CDS encoding rhodanese-like domain-containing protein, producing MKKRDKKNINVFIITILIILGSVNYGCRRAPVKEVSNQDAIKAVTKEYINLNLKSDDFIIIDTRTDEEFNGWSLNEGIKGGHIPGAINLSAKLLEGLNNDEMKKIFEKNGLSPEKNIVVYSNYGKKSLKLYNTLKKSGYKNIANYEGGMQDWSSDNSLEVEKLKNYEKLVYPQWIKDLTEGKEVKNYDGREYIIVNVNYEQKKEYKKGHIKGAIYIDTNDIESLPLWNVVSDEKIKKLLNETGITKDKMVIVYSDEAMASGRLAHVLMYAGVEDVRIINSNIKGLIDAGLSLEKGENIWVSDGDFGGQIPMHPEYTKSLEEAKELVEDPNGRLVAVVSWEEYAGINNGGYSYFTEKGRIPESVFGHGGSDGYHSEDFVDSDGTMRDYTQIQKMWKEWDIKAENESSFFCATGWRGALAFFDAYLMGWENVSVYDGGFYEWIQDPKNPIVTGDPRGNKKL
- a CDS encoding uroporphyrinogen decarboxylase family protein; the encoded protein is MTEKQRLIDVLNGKNTDRPPVICPGGMMNAAVTEVVEGMKKNHNSDVDAMVEAAVKVHEITGFENYGVPFCMTIESEPFDVEVDLGSKLVEPRITKYNEDILNHLDVIKVKHSKRALVVLEAISKLKNDEIPVIGNITGPMSVVTSVIEPTDYYKMMRKDKVMAMKFLEVVTDYLIKFAAEMIESGADLIAMSDPSATGEILGKKNFEEFMIPMYKKISEAVHEKGIKIIIHICGKSKSILESLNESGADSLSFDSAVGVRQAKEIIQAPIMGNVSTQLLDQGEDEKVKLHTETAIKDGTSIVSPACGLAMSTSIKNLKVMTDTVKSKG
- a CDS encoding acyl-CoA dehydratase activase, yielding MYQIGIDIGSTAAKVAVMKKTDILETFVLPTGWSSIDTANNIKKRLSDMGVEESNSKVVATGYGRVSVPFADKTITEITCHAVGAKHFIGENTTVVDIGGQDTKVISLEDGVVKDFTMNDKCSAGTGKFIEVMSNSLGVDIDTLTDLAREGNGIEITSMCTVFAESEVISLIGRGEKRENIAFGIVDSVIKKVNSLCSRHGESEAYFLTGGLSRNPYILDELSKAMGKKVVTHELGRYAGAIGAAILAKKIKK
- a CDS encoding uroporphyrinogen decarboxylase family protein, translated to MKPLEREKMIEKTGSADRILTCPFIDMFGAQLINKNIREVNLSGRLMADLEIEAYKIFGHDGVSVGPGLYGVPEALGVVLDLPETSYPYVKRCVEVDYDNIDLLPICDSKSDGRLPIFLEGVRILIDEVSGEVSVGSSVAGPFSTAATIIGTEKFLKDIRKNPEGIHKLLERVTKSVLNYMDAVMDMGIVPSMPDPVASGTLISTKTFREFALPYLEICVEHIRNRMGRGPALHICGTTKKHWLEIKKLNLSALSLDNIDDIGEACETLGDKFCIIGNVDPVNVVLNGTRESIYREVKKCIDKAYNNPKGFVLATGCDIPINASPKNVEYFMEAARLYSRFREK
- a CDS encoding rhodanese-like domain-containing protein, coding for MKKLLLVLGIMVVMAVQVMASNGIKIVDMNYVTERLNTENVVIIDVRSEEVYNGKTPGRGIKGGHISGAINVPLDTFMDIEDDSAKLELLRSKGVDMKTKIITYCNTGRKSQVLAEELVRLGYSDVNNYKGSMKEWGGVSTNIVVVK
- a CDS encoding ASKHA domain-containing protein — its product is MRDNYKKENHSLVTVRYKNKKIKVEKGIILSDAIRFMEEKIETPCNCMGICKKCQIKVNGNLSPKEKIEENLPKEVRLACITKVLGDVEVFELTDSELKISEEEINLDIDTEEKGRVLAIDVGTTGVSARLIDLDKKRITGNYSGLNYQSEYGADVLSRITYCIQNDVSNLQNAILSQIKDIIKKVGTTDRIAIAGNTTMQHLIYGENPKSLAISPYEPVFLEEKSFFIDNIQTTLLSNASSYVGADIVSGVAAIKLEEKNNTLFIDIGTNGEMVLSIDGKLHGTSTAAGPAFEGMNIECGMRAGNGAIEGFEIDETDNKFNIKTIGETPTGICGSGLLDIMSEFVKHKIVLKSGKLNPRMKPEFKEKLRDKKFYITENIYLSQGDIRQIQLAKGAIAAGVKLLLLKVEKDISDIDEVIIAGSFGYHLNAESILNIGIISDFDGKISFAGNTSLNGCIGYLVNKEMREKIRTTKIDVMELSKSAKFQDVFIKELQF
- a CDS encoding Na+/H+ antiporter NhaC family protein, which translates into the protein MKQENIKGSFKGLIPFFIFIGLYLGSGLVLQSQGVELAFYQLPAPIAAFAGIVSAFILFKGTITEKFNTFISGCGHQDIVIMCIIYLLAGAFAGVSKAMGGVDSTVNLGLTYIPAEYIAAGLFIIAGFISTATGTSIGAIVAIAPIAVGLAEKGGLSLPLVLAAVMGGAMLGDNLSIISDTTIAATRTQGVEMKDKFRVNILITAPAAVITIILLIVFGRPEVLPEVQNYDFNLIKILPYIFVLVFSLIGLNVFTVLTGGIALSGILGFVYGSFNFLGFSKEIYNGFTGMNEIFLLSFLTGGLATMVAKAGGIQWLLDKIQKSIRGPKTAQLGIGALVGLTDMAIANNTVAIIINGPIAKKLCRKYDVDPRKSSAILDIFSCIAQGFIPYGAQMLILVGFAGGKVTPLEVMPLLWYQQLLLISVIISTHIPFADGLMRKKPWVWEADIEKG
- a CDS encoding double-cubane-cluster-containing anaerobic reductase; its protein translation is MKKLNENSLPEKFEEFGEKRRDGFLTVKEFKDRGENVVGTFCTYTPKEVIYAANAHPISLCSVSEETIPAAEKHLPKNLCPLVKASYGFALTDKCPYMYFADMVVGETTCDGKKKMYELLGEIKDTHVMQLPQTQDKEHAMDLWKSEIRFLIKKLENKFDVKVTEEGLKESIKSCNEDRRLLKEFHELGKIKPSVISGFDMFTVLNGANYTFDKEKMRSNVRELIGDLKKKQAENNSTYTETTPRILVTGCPIGGVAEKVIKAIEDAGAVVVALENCQGYKELHEEVDETIDPVEAIAKKYLNIPCSVMTPNKGREELLKDMVDEYKVDGVVDMILQACHTYSIESHSIKRFLTKERNVPYIALETDYSTGDAGQIKTRMEAFVEML
- a CDS encoding double-cubane-cluster-containing anaerobic reductase, with the translated sequence MKDINKLPENFQDFEEARRDGFLTIKELKDSGKHIVGTFCTYTPKELIYAAGAVPVSLCSLSEETIPAAEKHLPKNLCPLIKASYGYALTDKCPYMYFSDMIVGETTCDGKKKMYELLGELKDTYVMQLPQTQDKERGLDLWKEEISRFKEKLEKKFETSISKEKISEAISQINDERKLLKEFYSLGKLTPPPLSGYEMHKVLNGVSYTFDKKLQNEKIREIIENLKEIDRNNSSKVSVKAPRILITGCPIGGVAEKIIKPIEDAGAVVVTYENCGGAKNLDRLVDETIEPIQALAEKYLSIPCSVMSPNTDREDLLKRLIEEYQVDGVVEVILQACHTYSVETHMIKRVVTKEKDVPYMSLETDYSIGDTGQIKTRIEAFIEML